TGTAGAAGCAAGCATCAACGATTGCCAATCGTGCTTATGAGGATTAGTTTTACAGTAATAACACTACAAAGCCGCTGAAATTATGCGCGATATGCCAACCGAATTGGCATTTTTCCCGATGTGACATCAAAGGAGTGATGATGAACTCTTCGGCCCCATCCTACTTGGCTTACCAAATTTTGGCAGGCTTCGATAAACACTTCCGGCTATTTATGCGGATATCTCGTGGCGCTAAGGAAAACTTTATCCAACAGGATTGGGTACAGGCTAACAATAACCAAGTAAAGCGGATCAAGCTCTACAGCCAGCAGGTTAGCTTGCAAACGCAGAAGCTGATTGAGCAGTTGGATCAGCCGGTGATCTCCACCGACTTGTGGCGCGACACCAAAAAGGCCTACAGCAAGCTGCTTGAGGGACACCCACAAGCAGAAGTAGCAGAGACCTTCTTTAACTCGGTATTTTCTCGCCTGTTTCGCCATCGGGGCCTCGATGAACAACACCTATTTTTGCATACTAAAGTGCGCAAACGTCCGCCCTTTCAGCCAGAAAAACTCAGTAAGTATCGCTTCTTTGGTAATGACCCCACCACCGCCTTAAGCGAGCTAATTAACCCCCGCAGGTTCCAACGCCCGTTCGCAGATTTAGAGCAAGACTTAGCACTGGTATGGCAGCGCTTAGAGCCCATTGTTAGTGCCAATCAGTACAATCGGGTTGAGCTGCTTAACTGTGTGTTTTATCGCAACAAAGGCGCCTATTTGGTGGGTCGGTTAATTGGTCCCCGCGGCTTTGCACCGCTGTTGCTACCAATACGCCACAGCGACAACGGGCTCTACATCGATGCGGTGTTAAGCAATCAAGATGACTTGTCAGTGGTGTTCAGTTTTACCCGCGCCTACTTTATGGTGAATACCGATCATCCGGGCATGCTGGTTAGCTATCTCAAACAGTTAATGCCTCGTAAAACTTGGGCTGAGCTCTACAGCGCCCTCGGATTGCAAAAACACGGTAAAACCGAATTCTATCGCAGCTTCCTCCATCACCTTGATCACAGCGACGATAAGTTTGATGTCGCTCCGGGGATCAAAGGCATGGTGATGTCGGTATTTACCCTTCCGTCGCTACCTATGGTGTTTAAGATCATTAAGGATGAGTTTGCCCCGCCCAAAGAGGTCACCAAAGAGGACGTTAAGTCTAAATACGATTTGGTAAAACAACACGACCGGGTTGGTCGCATGGCTGACACCCAAGAGTTCAGCAACTTTGTCTTTCCTCGAGAGCGTTTTAGCCAAGCATTGATCGATGAGCTTCTGAAAGTTGCCTCACAAGAGATTGAACTCACCGACACTCATATAATTATTCATCATCTCTATGCTGAGCGGCGCATGGTGCCACTCAACATGTACCTCGATGGCGCCACCCAAGAGCAGATTGACCACGCCATCTATGAATACGGCTTGGCAATAAAACAGTTGGCGTCGGTGAACATCTTCCCCGGCGATATGCTGTTTAAAAACTTTGGCTTAACCCGGCATAACCGAGTGGTGTTCTACGATTACGACGAGATAAGCTACATGACCGAATGTAACTTTAGAACCATTCCCAAAGCTCAGACCCTTGAACAAGAGATGGCCGCCGAACCGTGGTTTTCTATCGGTCCTAACGATGTTTTCCCGGAGGAGTTTGGCCACTTTTTGTTAGCAAGGCCGAGCATTCGTCAGGCGTTTTTACCGCACCACCAAGATCTACTTACCGCCGAGTACTGGCAACAGATCAAGGATAACGTTGCCGCGGAAAAGATCCCAGATGTATACCCTTACCGCCGTGACTGCCGCCTGCGTTAGGAAAAAGTGCTATCGGGATCATAGCGTCGATAGGCTTTGATCCCGTAAGATGCGTCTTTAATCCCAATAACTGGAGCTGTCTGATGATTATCGACGCCAAAACCGTTGTAACTATCCACTACCGTCTGCACAACAGTGCTGGCGAGAAGATTGAAGAGTCGTTTGGCGGCGCTCCGATGGAATACCTGCACGGTGCACAGAACCTGATCCCAGGCTTAGAAGCGCAACTGCAAGGCAAAAAAGCAGGTGATACCTTCACTGCAGACATCGCTGAAGAAGACGCTTACGGCGCTATCGAGCCTGGCCTAGTACAAGAAGTACCACTGTCTGCCTTTGAAGGCGTAGACGACATCATCCCTGGTACTCGCTTTATGGCACAAACCGAACAAGGCCCACGCCCTGTTGTT
The genomic region above belongs to Ferrimonas lipolytica and contains:
- the aceK gene encoding bifunctional isocitrate dehydrogenase kinase/phosphatase gives rise to the protein MMNSSAPSYLAYQILAGFDKHFRLFMRISRGAKENFIQQDWVQANNNQVKRIKLYSQQVSLQTQKLIEQLDQPVISTDLWRDTKKAYSKLLEGHPQAEVAETFFNSVFSRLFRHRGLDEQHLFLHTKVRKRPPFQPEKLSKYRFFGNDPTTALSELINPRRFQRPFADLEQDLALVWQRLEPIVSANQYNRVELLNCVFYRNKGAYLVGRLIGPRGFAPLLLPIRHSDNGLYIDAVLSNQDDLSVVFSFTRAYFMVNTDHPGMLVSYLKQLMPRKTWAELYSALGLQKHGKTEFYRSFLHHLDHSDDKFDVAPGIKGMVMSVFTLPSLPMVFKIIKDEFAPPKEVTKEDVKSKYDLVKQHDRVGRMADTQEFSNFVFPRERFSQALIDELLKVASQEIELTDTHIIIHHLYAERRMVPLNMYLDGATQEQIDHAIYEYGLAIKQLASVNIFPGDMLFKNFGLTRHNRVVFYDYDEISYMTECNFRTIPKAQTLEQEMAAEPWFSIGPNDVFPEEFGHFLLARPSIRQAFLPHHQDLLTAEYWQQIKDNVAAEKIPDVYPYRRDCRLR
- a CDS encoding FKBP-type peptidyl-prolyl cis-trans isomerase, yielding MIIDAKTVVTIHYRLHNSAGEKIEESFGGAPMEYLHGAQNLIPGLEAQLQGKKAGDTFTADIAEEDAYGAIEPGLVQEVPLSAFEGVDDIIPGTRFMAQTEQGPRPVVVTEVKDDTVIVDGNHPMAGQALSFYVEVADVRAATEDEVAHGHPHQEGGCCGGGGCGSHDHDHSHDDDHECCGGSGDCAKGDDCCGGHGHH